ACAGTGAGGATGATAGTATACTAGTAGAAGTGAGATTAAATTTGAAAGAAGGAATGTAAAGGACATCATGTAAAACTAAAGAAGATGAAAGAGAAACAGTTCCAAAATGAGTTACAGAAACACGAGTTCCATTTGGCAAATTTACAAAATATTGAACTGAAGAAGTAATGGAGGTTAAGAAATGAACATTACCAACCATATGGTCAGTTGCACCAGTGTCTATGATCCAAGAGATTGAAGAAGACAAAGAAGAAGAACAATTTGAAACAAAGAAAGAAGGTGAAGTTGAAGAAGATATACCTATCATACACATTGAGGTTAAAGAAGAACTACCAGTGGAAGTAACCAAAGCTGAAGTTGATGGAGATGAAGGCTGTAGAAGAGCCAATAATTGAGTGCACTAGTCTTGAGTAAAAGGTAAGGAAGGAACATCTGAGCCAACTTGATTTGCTGAAGATGGTCCTTTCTCAGATTTGATGAATTTAAATCCAGGTGGAAAGCTATGAATTCGATAACATTTATCAATGGTATGACCCGAGATTCCACAATGAGAACATATAGGCCTATTTTTCTTGAAAGGCTTTGAAACTGTTAATGCAGGTGAAGCAGTTGTAATCATGGTGGCAAAGTCAAAAATTGGTGCTGAAATTGAAGTAAGTTGGCATTGGCCTTCATCTTAGAGTAGTAGAGAAAAAGCCTTGTTAATGGTAGGAAGGGGATCCATCATTAATAGTTGTCCTCGTATAACTAAAAAAGAATCGTTTAACCCCATAAGAAATTGAATTGTGTAGTCGAACTACTCACGATTGAATATGTTTTGAAGTGCTCCATAGGAACAAGATGGTGAAGAAGAGTAATGAGGAGGAGGACGGTAAGACTGAAGCTCATTCCAGAGAGTCTTCAATTGAGTATAGTACTGAGTGATGGATAATTGCCCTTGAGAAAGGTTTGAAATTGATTTCTTCAACTGATAAACACGTGGTGCACTGCTTCTTGAAAATCGTTGTTGCAGATCAAGCCATATATCTCTCACATTATCAGAAAACATAACACTAGATGCAATGTCCTTAGAAAGTGAATTTATGATCCATGCAACAACCATTGAATTGCATCGCCCCCACATGAACCGAAGAAGATCATTGATAGCAGGTTGTGGAAGAGAACCATCAATGAAAAGAAGCTTGTTCTTGGCATGAAAAGAGGTAATCATCGAACGACTCCATGTATGATAATTTGTTTTAGTGAGTGCTAAGGTTACAAGCAACACTAGGGCTATCTCTGTGATACAGAAAATAAAGATTGACAAAGTCATCCACAATAGATGAATTCGACGAAGtggaagaagaaaatgatgaatTTGTGGAAGCCATGAGATCTTCAAGAAAGCTTCAAGAAGAATAATGCAGAAAGAATGCGAAAGAAATTTAAATCTGCTCTGATACGATGTTGAAATTGCAATAGTATGCAAAAATTTTCATTAATACAAAGAAAAAGATTACAAGGGTATATGTGTACAATAAAACATAACTGAACTTAATAACTCAAGAATCAAATAACACCTTAACAACAACTAACTGAACTaataaattgaagaaaaaaattatacTGCTATTGCTGCGAGCTACCTACTCTCACTGCTGTGAAGTGCTGAATAAGAAGTAGCAGCAAGTATATTGTAATAGACATTGATTGTCGCTTGGTTCGCGACAAAATTTAAGTTGGGTTTCTCCACCTTCTTCATGTTTCAACTCATCAACAGATAGCAGACATTTTTAAAAGGCATTAGGATATGATGCTTTTCATTATCTTTTGGGCAAGATGGGTGTGTTGAATATTATTCAACATCTTCATCTTGAGGGGGGTGTGTTATCATGCTGTATTAACACTGCAGCAGCAGTTCTCCATCAGGCTGCAATACACAGCAGCAGCCGCAGCAGCTCTCCATCAGATGCTGCAATACAGAGCAGCAGTTTACAAAGGCTCTTCATCATCTTTTGTGCAAGATGGGTGCGTTGAATATTTATTCAAcatctccatcttgagggggtgTGTTAACATGCTGTATTAACACTGCAGCAGCAGTTCTCCATCAGGCCGCAgtacacagcagcagcagcagcagttttCCATCAGATGCTGCAATACAGAGCAGCAGCAGATCACCTCCTCACGCAGCCTACAACctacaattttattttaattattgtttttcAGCAGTAGCATTAGTTAGTTGAGTTCGCTCAGTAATAACAGAGTTAGCAGCAGCATTAGTTTTAGTTCAAgctttgttattgttgttatttttatttaattcagttAGCAGCTCACGAAatgttatttttataatttcaacatACTCTATGCCCTGCTAATGCATAAGACGATTAATTCAGGCGGTATAATCAGCAACACATTTCGTGAAATGTTTATTAACCGAAACATTTAAGGCATTAAATAAAGCTTCTTCTCAATTTATGAATCCTTAAGATCAATGTAGCAGTTTGGCTGGAACATTTGAAACAAGTAATAAATCTGAAGTGAGCAATTGATGAAAGCATTCTGATTTTTAAATGCAAAAGCAAACCAACTAGTTTACTTTACCCAAAAACGTACTGGAaacaaataaatcaatcaaaaaattACACTGTAAATCCCTCTTAATACCCCCTACGGTTACGGAGTGTACAATCTACTATATCCCCTTGTTTCCCCTGTTTTTCACACTAAAGTGTAGCAAGACGATGTAGAAGGATCATACACCGCCGGAAGCAAGTACTTCCTCCCATTTGCACCATTGGCATTATAACTGGCGCCTGTTGTTTCATCGGTCAACAGGTTCCCTGCATAACCAGGATAAGCCCCATTTCCATAAATCCCTGTACAGGCAGAAGCAGCCTCCAATTGAGCCCCGGATTCGCCCTGGTAATACCCATTTCCAAATGGGTTCGTCGCAGTTCCGGCCAAGAGGCTAGCCAGGTTTATGACGATGCCGTCCAAGCCGACGTCGTTGTTGGGCGCCAACAGGGGCGGGCTCTGCGGTCCGTAGATGGGCTGGTGGAAGGGCCAAGCGCATTGACCCGGGCACTGAGTCTCCGAGTTCCCCACCCAAATGTAAGCGAATTTGTTGTTCTTCCCCTTCACTTTGTTGCTTCCAGCAGGGGAAGAAGACCACCCGTGTGTCCCGCACCGCCCGGAGCAGAACCCCTCGACGGCGACGTCCGGGGAAGTCAGAACAACGTTAATGGCGTTCTTGTGTTCGCCCCTCGAAGCCAACTGCACGATTTGCTTGCTCGTGAGGAGCTTCCCCAGGGAGTAGGTGTTGTCCGTGATTCGATTTTTGAGACGGAGGGATAGGGGTTGTCCTCTTTTGGAGGAGAAGTGGTAATATTTTTTCGTGATATTCCACCAGGTGGTAACAGAGGGTTCGGGTTGGTGGTGTTTTCGGGAAGAAGAAAGGGAGGAGATGAAATCGGAGACAATGGCGAGCTGGGATGGCTTGAAGTTTCCGTACCAGATGAGGTTAACGGAAATGTTGCCGTAGAGAAGAGGGCCGTCGTGGTATCGCAGGAGCAGAGGCTGGTCTTGCACCAGCTCATGTAGCCTCCTTGCGGCCAACGACACATGAAATAGCAAAATTAGAAAGATGAGTGGCAGGAACCcatgagaaagaaaagaaggaaaagaaaccATTTTTTCAGCGGAATCAGAGACTAATGGCCGGGTACTgtggagggagggagggagagagaaagagagagagagagaagctatGTGCTTGGTGAGGTATAGGAAGCGGGTGGTGGTGAGTTTATATAGAGGCGTGAAATAGGgtctttcctttctcttttcaaCTCTctgtaaaatttgaaaataataatccCAAAAGAAGTGGGCGGGTTCAGAGTAGGAAGAACCTGCCTAGAAAGAGACATCAAAATAGCAGCCTGTGGGAGAAGGATATGGCTTCCCATTTACGATTTGCCGATTCGGATTAGAGCGCCCAACGGTCCACTTACAACGCGTTTTTTTAAACTTGGAAAGAGAAACGATCAACGCCCACTTGCAGAGCTTTGGTTGCGACCCCACTGCACGCTCCGATGTCGGAAACTCAAAATTTAAACAGGCTGTAGTTCAAAGGCCCTTGGAGTTCAAGCTCTATTCAAGCGCGTGAATGAAAGACAAGGACCGCTTTAGCAAATGGAGTAACGCCCGTTGTAATAAAGACAAAGCCTTAAAAGCTAAGGGTAGAGGCGCCCCCATGGAGGTTTCCTGATTAGCGAGCAGAAAAGCATCACAGCTTAGCTACAGTTCATGGGCAGATCGAATTTACCAAAATAGCCTTCTGAGGCTAAAGGATCCAGCCTCTGATATGGGCAGGAAAGGGAAAAGGAAGAAATAAAGGGGTGACGTCGGAGAGATGGCCAGCTGGAGACGGTATGATTTATTGGAATGCGGGGGTCCTTCCAACTGGCAGCGAGCGTTTGGCTCTGACGTGGCGAGAGTATCCGAGGGATAACAGAACGTGAGAGCACGCGCTCCTTAAACTAAAAATCTGCATACTATACCCGTGAGATGAGGTGGCATGTTTTGATTCGCTTCACCTACTCCAACAGTGGTATGGCCCTCACGGGACAGCAGGATGCCACGGAGGCATCGATCCTATGCTCTAGGAAAATGCTTAGTTGCGTGGGCTACTCTAAGCTCTAAATCCAAAATTGATTTGAATAATAGATAATTCTTTGTTTACAATCTGAATTTTTTGGTGTATGGAATtaagtaatttaaaataataaaataataaaaaaaaattttgttaagCTTAATTTAGTCCGCATTTGATAGATAAGAAGAAACCTTAAAGTTCAAAATAATGATGTAATGAAcattattccaaaaaaaaaaaaaaaaaaaggaatagcCCGTGCACAAAGCTTCCACGTATGCAGGATCCCGTGAagggtttggtaaaaataataataataaatataagtgTGTGGTAAAATAATGGACAAATTGTAGTattcaaaataatcaaaatttttattttagtttaagaGATGCAAATAATGCATAAATAATTTTCTAATATTTGGAAATTTTAATACACTTATAATagaacaattaattttaaaagaCAAGTTTTTAACTTGTAAAAgttcaaaatttataaattttaaaattttcctcttaaaaaataaaaaggttatGGCAAGTTGaactatttttcaaataattgcaAAAACTCAACcttgtttttagaaaatttcaaCTTCATTATAATAAAagctaaaaatttattttaaaaaattgaaaattttgttctTTTTAACATCCCAAAATGTACCTATAACTGcccataaaaatttcaaaaaaaaatctctatAATTATCCAtacatatttcaaaaaatatccctaaTTATTcataacttttttaaaataatatttcttaAGACATATTTATTTActacttttttaaaaattattttattataattatcactCAAAAGTCACGAGCCACAACTAGTATATCATAATAGAAATGctatttagagagagaaagagagagagttccCAACCTAGTCACGGGCAGCGCGGATCAAATAAGGAGGCtgacttaatatatatataggataGTTAGCTACAATTAAGGAGCATTTTCCATAATGTATATATAAAGATAGTAAAAGGCCGTTGAATGCTATTGTTAATTACCCTAGCTCTAAGGGAGACCAAAGTTCACAGGCCAACCAGTACGTGGACTAATATATCATAAGCATGGCATTCACGAGGCACATGTAATAGCTGTAGGTTTAATAaactaattaaatatatttattatgttatGTAATAAGAGGCTCCTCATtcttaatttatgcatatatgCAATGTACGAGTGTTGAAAAGGGGAGCAAGGCGTCCAGCTGCCATATCCTGATACCCCGATTCGCACAAAACATAGTCTAGCTAGCTACAAGAATCGACCGTGTTTGACGGCTTTTTCGGTCAATTCTTGTAGCTAGCTTCTATGTTTCATTTGAccaatttttaatttaatattcattttaattaattaatgtgtAGCTAAATAGCCACACGGGTGAcctcctaattaattaatttaagatTTCATTTTTTCTAGATAACTCTATATACTTCCCTTCAGAATttgattactttttttttttaaattcaaaaaattcatcaGCTGTGTTTATTTAAACTTTGGAGCTTTGACCACATTTTATGAAACGCAATGGATTCTTTGTGTCGGAAATGTCAATAGCTCACAGCTGTACTTGTCCCACATCTACTCGGCAGTCAATATGGACATTTGGTTGAAAGAGAATTGTCAAGTATTTTTTGAATGCAAGTTTGTGCTTGGGAACATAAAATTAATACTTGATTTGATGAACCatattaaatgaaatttaaaaatatattaatttttttttgtgacATATCATTGTTGGGTTGGATAGAAGCATTTAGGGGTGAACAAATGAATGGTTTCgccaaatttaattaattaactaaattaaccaaaatttttaattaatgatttcggttaaccaaatttaaccaaaaaaatttgaaattaattactaAAAACAGAATATAAATGTAAATTGTTTACCAATTCAAGGGAAGAGAGTGGGTAGATCGGGACGGGAATTGGGAAGAGGGGCTCAATGTCACGAGCTAAGTTTGTTCAGGGTATTATGCTTGTCTGTGactgcttatctcgtgtgcttgggatgagtttttatcatgtaaatactcgtatagggttattttctgctaataaagtatttgtaagccaaataaggcagtatgactcctcgaccactttgatgtttcctagtgtcaggatgataattacataaaaacctctttaggggagggtgagtgttcatcagtcatagtaaaactcactagcaattgtcaacgtgtttagcctacttgcctccctcgttaagtacaccatgtcaacagaggatttgttaatgaattatgtttgcttcaatgtttactgcttacttaccacggctttcatgaattgattattgtttccacTGCTATCTGAATAAATGTTAATGAAAGcgcttcatggatgaatgttggtaaacgatagactggctagttaagcaaaagtgctttagctagcgtcgCACGGCCCTttacaacggtgtgaaaatagtcagatcgtgacatttggtatcaaagccaggttggtgacatttggtattagagccaaggctcagttgctacgagaattgagttaccttcgttgtgggattttgGAAGTTTTGGTAATTGACCATGACACCAAACAATGTTGAAAGACTTAGtgcactggaagcacaggttgaagagacaaccaacaatatggccaacgagatggcccaactgaggggacttgttgatgaagttgTGGGATCACAAcaacatcaagcaagtttgacaagtgaaatgtcagaagactttcaccacactgtggaaactttgcaggctCGGATGGCTGATCTGGACGCAAaagtgaatctgatggttcttgctatggggaactccaacacttcgggagttagtaagaccaaggtacctgaacccaggacgtatgggggtgcccgtgatactaaggagttagagaacttcttgtttgatatggaacagtaTTTCCACATTGTGAGGATGACCTCAaaacaggtgaaagtggatactgcaatCATGTACTTGGTGGGTGACGCCAAACTATGGTGGCGTGCTAAGTACAATgacattgaaaatggaaactgtgtaattgataaTTGGGCAAACTTGAatagagagctcaaggcccaattctttcctgaaaatgttgagtacaatgcaaGGAAGAAACTGAGAGACCTCAAGTATACTAGGTCGattagggaatatgtgaaacaattttctgttttgatgttggatattcagGATATGTcgaagaaggacaagttgttctattttataaaagggatgaaaccgtgggcaaggacTAAACTTCacagacaaagagttcaagacttgtctaccgcacaagctgctgcagaatgcttgactgactacgctggggAGAATACCACTTTGTCCAAAGGatctggcggagagggaaacaatggaaagtaTTTCAaaaaaggcaaacccaagagtgggggaccCGACTATAAAGCATAAACCTTAAAGGAAGCTttgtcgtctcgagggttcaacacacccaagggaaagggtaaacttgagtgtttcttgtgtcgaggtcctcatagagtttttgagtgtcctcacaaagcatcacttaatgctttacaggcttccattgccgAACAGGCATTGGAATACGATGGGGAAGAAGATGAGaccccgaggatgggtgcaatgcggaaggtgagcgcattggaaacgCATGCGAAAGCCCCAAATGTTACACGAGCCagagggctaatgtttgtggacttgagaatcaatgggaagagcac
The sequence above is a segment of the Malania oleifera isolate guangnan ecotype guangnan chromosome 8, ASM2987363v1, whole genome shotgun sequence genome. Coding sequences within it:
- the LOC131161338 gene encoding protein PHOSPHATE-INDUCED 1-like; this translates as MVSFPSFLSHGFLPLIFLILLFHVSLAARRLHELVQDQPLLLRYHDGPLLYGNISVNLIWYGNFKPSQLAIVSDFISSLSSSRKHHQPEPSVTTWWNITKKYYHFSSKRGQPLSLRLKNRITDNTYSLGKLLTSKQIVQLASRGEHKNAINVVLTSPDVAVEGFCSGRCGTHGWSSSPAGSNKVKGKNNKFAYIWVGNSETQCPGQCAWPFHQPIYGPQSPPLLAPNNDVGLDGIVINLASLLAGTATNPFGNGYYQGESGAQLEAASACTGIYGNGAYPGYAGNLLTDETTGASYNANGANGRKYLLPAVYDPSTSSCYTLV